One genomic segment of Fervidobacterium pennivorans includes these proteins:
- a CDS encoding tetratricopeptide repeat protein → MNTNPLDLRKKLLKKTRKRKTNQKLALTNFCKLFISTTLIALTLVFLTIIFQPETAFGLTLDEILEKSKTDPDFAWDMYLSFISQLSPNVSTVESKKIEQVGRIINAKRKLKELDFAIKEDIEGLIRFLKTNSIDSTLKYLILEIFGEENLEEYLNNNLSHNLDVLLLTNILTVDVKDYAESVLDVITRDDKAKKQFLDIVLKRLDKKDVFINSIFEYMYQRYSNTDKEIRSRILELYKDFKASGYTDTRFESMLNKTNKTWYKFWHWFLEFSSRLSQFADNFVFVIFGLVVVSILVLFSLKFVRYKIFYILGFKKLAALTYRKIVDEDPLNEDKRLTLAQLYEEAGMFEEAMNEYNFLKRIKLE, encoded by the coding sequence ATGAACACGAACCCTTTGGACTTACGAAAGAAACTTTTAAAAAAGACGAGAAAGAGAAAAACTAACCAGAAACTAGCCCTAACAAATTTCTGCAAGCTCTTTATATCCACCACGCTCATAGCACTCACACTTGTATTCTTAACAATTATCTTTCAGCCTGAAACGGCTTTTGGGCTTACTCTTGATGAAATATTGGAAAAATCAAAAACCGACCCAGATTTTGCCTGGGATATGTATCTTTCTTTCATTTCGCAATTAAGCCCCAACGTATCAACCGTTGAAAGTAAAAAAATAGAGCAAGTCGGAAGAATTATAAACGCTAAAAGGAAACTAAAAGAGCTCGACTTTGCAATTAAAGAAGATATTGAGGGGCTTATAAGATTTCTGAAGACAAACTCAATAGACTCAACTCTGAAGTACCTTATTCTTGAAATTTTCGGAGAAGAAAACCTTGAGGAATACTTAAATAATAATCTTTCCCACAACCTTGACGTTTTATTACTAACAAACATTCTTACCGTCGATGTAAAAGACTATGCTGAAAGTGTTCTCGATGTAATAACACGGGACGATAAGGCAAAGAAACAATTTTTAGACATTGTTCTGAAACGTCTGGACAAAAAGGATGTATTCATTAATTCCATATTCGAATACATGTACCAACGCTACTCAAACACTGATAAGGAAATAAGAAGTCGTATTTTAGAACTATACAAGGACTTTAAAGCCTCCGGATACACAGATACACGGTTTGAAAGCATGCTAAACAAAACAAACAAAACTTGGTACAAATTCTGGCACTGGTTTTTGGAATTTTCCTCTCGCCTTTCTCAATTTGCTGATAATTTTGTCTTTGTAATCTTTGGTCTCGTCGTGGTGAGTATATTAGTTCTTTTTTCACTAAAATTCGTGAGATACAAAATCTTCTATATCTTAGGTTTTAAAAAGCTGGCTGCTCTAACATACAGAAAGATTGTCGACGAAGACCCATTAAACGAAGATAAAAGGCTAACCCTTGCCCAACTTTACGAAGAAGCTGGGATGTTCGAAGAAGCGATGAATGAATACAACTTTTTGAAAAGGATAAAGCTCGAATAA
- a CDS encoding DegT/DnrJ/EryC1/StrS family aminotransferase — protein sequence MSNKEHEKRFIPLSKPQIAQEDIETVTKVLKSGRLSIGPYTELFEKAIAEYVGVKYAAAVSSGTSALHLILKALNFGKGDLLIVPSFTFVASANVALYENGSVTFVDIDPITMNMDIEHFKTIVEENFSKFRRIFLMAVDIFGHPLDWDKVNIFAEKYDVTVVEDSCEALGSEYKGKKVGTFGVAGAFAFYPNKQITTGEGGVVVTNSEKIYKLSVSLRNQGRGEGQGWLSHNYVGYNYRIDEMSAALGWSQMQRLDEIIEKRAKVAERYKALLKDLPLEVPVVMDYVTKMSWFVYVVRLPQGTPSAVRDKIIQKLENEGVQCRNYFSPVHLQKPYRELGWKEGMLPVTEDISQRTIAIPFYTDMEQEDQEYVAQKLRIVLETFLK from the coding sequence ATGTCAAATAAGGAGCATGAGAAGCGCTTTATTCCGCTTTCAAAACCGCAAATAGCTCAAGAAGATATTGAGACTGTAACAAAAGTTCTAAAATCCGGAAGGCTTAGTATAGGTCCTTACACTGAATTGTTTGAAAAAGCTATAGCAGAGTATGTTGGAGTAAAATACGCGGCTGCTGTTTCTAGTGGAACAAGCGCACTCCATCTTATTCTAAAGGCTCTGAACTTTGGCAAAGGGGACCTCCTCATAGTTCCATCCTTCACGTTTGTTGCTTCTGCAAATGTTGCGTTATATGAAAACGGGAGTGTCACATTTGTTGATATTGACCCAATTACAATGAACATGGACATTGAACACTTTAAGACGATAGTTGAAGAAAATTTCAGCAAATTCCGCAGAATATTCCTGATGGCTGTAGATATATTCGGTCATCCCTTAGATTGGGACAAAGTAAATATATTCGCGGAAAAATACGATGTTACGGTTGTCGAAGATTCATGCGAAGCGCTTGGCAGTGAGTATAAAGGAAAGAAAGTGGGAACTTTTGGCGTAGCGGGAGCGTTTGCGTTCTATCCGAACAAACAGATAACAACTGGTGAGGGTGGAGTTGTTGTTACAAACAGTGAAAAGATATACAAACTATCGGTTTCATTGAGAAACCAAGGGCGTGGAGAAGGTCAAGGCTGGCTCTCTCACAATTACGTTGGTTACAACTACAGAATAGATGAGATGTCAGCTGCACTTGGTTGGTCACAAATGCAGAGGTTAGATGAGATTATAGAAAAACGTGCAAAGGTAGCTGAGAGATATAAAGCTCTCTTAAAAGATTTACCCTTAGAGGTTCCTGTCGTTATGGATTATGTCACCAAAATGTCGTGGTTCGTATACGTTGTCAGACTACCACAAGGAACACCAAGTGCAGTTAGAGATAAGATCATTCAAAAGCTTGAGAACGAAGGTGTCCAATGTAGAAACTATTTCTCACCTGTGCACTTGCAAAAACCTTACAGAGAACTCGGTTGGAAAGAAGGAATGTTACCTGTCACAGAAGACATCTCCCAAAGAACAATAGCTATCCCGTTCTACACGGATATGGAGCAAGAAGACCAAGAATATGTAGCACAGAAACTACGCATAGTATTAGAAACGTTTCTAAAGTAA
- the lnt gene encoding apolipoprotein N-acyltransferase: protein MVQTVLNIVMSSLLTTLSMPGYLFGGIVFFSLIPLFFALEKKGPILSAIVAFLYFFTFSFVNFHYLINTLTTGLPELFGRFNATAGFLVFILFCILEALPFLLFGFLYGLWTEKVRFRVLEPIFVASLYVISDYLRGIGELGFTGGRLSDALYNFKGLLQLLPFTGTLGLVFLIVIVNYEGYKLLRANKNNYVFFLALIALVLFVNGTIESFIPKTVGVKPIILAQTNMPQKVKYSYDSNTIADYLIKNFSNSPDLLTIFPEGVFPGTDIRNSDIEKRLLESFKNRTLVIGFPTLVGNDAFNSAVIYSDGAFFDKYDKVQLFPFVENLPYKEIFGRLSFLRGMYYFSPGELKVFDIKGYGKVGFQICFESFFPYISRRLSKDAGFLVVITNDGWYNSKIPLIQHFTQAIFRAVETHRTVVQVSNTGISGVVDEYGNFFALPENQTTWSIFYVKSNNDVTFYAKYGDYMVIISLILTIIVGLTAKKRRTIFD from the coding sequence ATGGTTCAAACAGTTCTGAACATAGTAATGTCTTCTCTTCTTACAACGTTATCAATGCCAGGTTATCTCTTTGGAGGGATAGTGTTTTTCTCTCTTATTCCTCTATTCTTCGCTTTAGAAAAGAAAGGACCAATCCTTTCAGCGATAGTGGCTTTTCTATATTTTTTCACTTTCTCTTTTGTGAATTTTCACTATTTAATAAACACTCTAACAACTGGTCTACCTGAATTGTTCGGGCGTTTCAACGCCACGGCGGGTTTTTTGGTTTTCATCCTTTTTTGTATTCTTGAAGCTTTACCATTTTTGCTTTTTGGATTTCTCTACGGACTTTGGACTGAGAAGGTCAGATTCCGCGTTTTAGAACCTATTTTTGTCGCTTCTCTCTACGTTATCTCTGATTACTTGAGAGGTATAGGAGAGTTAGGTTTCACAGGTGGGCGATTAAGTGATGCTCTTTACAATTTCAAAGGTTTGCTTCAGTTACTCCCATTCACAGGAACCCTTGGACTCGTTTTTCTCATAGTGATAGTCAATTATGAAGGTTACAAACTCTTACGTGCGAATAAGAACAACTACGTTTTCTTTTTAGCACTGATTGCTCTGGTTCTCTTTGTAAACGGCACAATAGAATCTTTCATACCAAAGACTGTTGGGGTCAAACCTATTATCTTAGCCCAGACAAACATGCCACAGAAAGTGAAATACTCATACGACTCAAACACTATCGCCGATTACCTTATAAAGAATTTTTCAAACTCCCCAGATTTGTTGACGATATTCCCTGAGGGGGTCTTCCCGGGAACAGACATAAGAAACTCAGATATTGAGAAAAGGCTACTCGAATCATTTAAAAACCGAACACTTGTAATCGGTTTTCCCACATTAGTAGGCAACGACGCATTCAACAGTGCAGTAATTTATTCTGATGGGGCATTTTTTGATAAATACGATAAAGTTCAACTTTTCCCATTTGTAGAAAACCTTCCTTACAAAGAAATATTTGGGCGTCTTTCTTTTCTAAGGGGCATGTATTACTTCAGTCCTGGTGAGTTGAAAGTTTTTGATATAAAAGGATATGGGAAAGTAGGATTCCAAATTTGCTTTGAATCGTTCTTCCCATACATATCAAGAAGACTTTCAAAAGATGCTGGTTTCTTGGTAGTAATAACAAATGACGGATGGTATAATTCAAAAATTCCATTAATCCAACACTTTACCCAAGCAATTTTTAGGGCTGTAGAAACGCACAGAACAGTTGTTCAAGTTTCGAACACAGGAATCAGTGGAGTTGTAGACGAGTATGGTAACTTCTTTGCTTTGCCTGAAAACCAAACAACTTGGAGCATTTTTTACGTCAAATCCAACAATGATGTAACATTTTATGCTAAATACGGCGATTACATGGTTATCATATCACTTATTTTGACTATAATTGTAGGACTTACTGCCAAAAAAAGAAGAACGATTTTTGATTAA
- the dnaB gene encoding replicative DNA helicase produces the protein MKNVPASIEAEQALIGSILIEPEKVDNIVSIVSSSDFYDPKHRHIFAAIEQLHDEGLPIDIISVCDRLKVMGVLDKIGGELYVAQLADNVPTSAHAEMYAHIVRDKAILRELIAAGSLIVEKAYDEALNVDEVLDEAERLVFRIAESRATKTYVDIRSALTEVFEHLEELRSKHLKGLTGLVTGIPTGFKKLDEMTSGFHKSDLIIIAARPSVGKTAFALNLAKNMATVGEASVGIFSLEMSKEQLIQRLLCMESLVDLQKVRRGWLSDEEWKRLVQGASRLMKANIIIDDESNLEPRVLRAKARRMKKEYNIDAIFIDYLQLMDLGDGRRDSRQQEISEISRSLKLLARELDVSIIALSQLSRAVEQREDKRPRLSDLRESGAIEQDADVVIFLYREEYYKKQHVDLPHETEIIIGKQRNGPIGTITLMFNPSFTNFFEPDVFHSEV, from the coding sequence GTGAAGAATGTGCCTGCTAGCATTGAGGCTGAACAAGCGTTGATAGGGAGTATATTAATTGAGCCAGAAAAGGTTGATAACATAGTTTCTATAGTCAGCTCTTCTGATTTTTATGACCCAAAGCATCGTCATATATTTGCTGCAATAGAACAACTGCACGACGAAGGTCTACCTATCGACATTATCTCTGTGTGTGATAGACTAAAAGTGATGGGAGTTCTTGATAAGATAGGTGGAGAGCTATACGTTGCGCAACTTGCAGATAACGTTCCAACTTCAGCACATGCGGAAATGTACGCCCATATAGTGCGAGACAAAGCGATACTGAGAGAATTAATCGCTGCAGGTAGCCTTATAGTTGAAAAAGCCTACGACGAAGCACTAAATGTCGATGAAGTACTCGACGAAGCGGAACGATTGGTCTTTAGAATTGCAGAGTCACGTGCAACAAAAACATACGTAGATATACGAAGCGCCTTGACCGAGGTTTTTGAACACCTTGAAGAATTAAGGTCAAAGCATTTAAAAGGGCTTACGGGTTTAGTGACAGGTATCCCGACCGGGTTCAAAAAACTCGATGAAATGACTTCCGGATTCCACAAGTCCGATTTAATAATCATAGCGGCACGTCCCAGTGTGGGTAAAACAGCTTTCGCACTGAACTTAGCGAAGAACATGGCAACTGTTGGGGAAGCCTCTGTAGGAATTTTCAGCTTGGAGATGAGTAAAGAGCAACTCATTCAAAGACTTTTGTGTATGGAATCTCTTGTAGACCTTCAAAAAGTTAGAAGAGGTTGGTTGAGCGATGAAGAATGGAAACGACTAGTCCAGGGTGCGTCAAGATTGATGAAGGCGAATATAATAATAGATGATGAGTCCAACCTTGAACCACGTGTTTTGAGAGCAAAGGCGAGAAGGATGAAAAAAGAATACAACATAGATGCTATATTCATAGATTATTTACAGCTTATGGACTTGGGTGACGGCAGGAGAGACAGTCGTCAGCAGGAAATCTCTGAAATCTCCCGTTCACTGAAGTTACTGGCAAGAGAACTTGATGTTTCAATCATTGCACTGTCACAGCTGTCAAGAGCGGTCGAACAAAGGGAAGATAAACGTCCACGTCTTAGCGACCTCAGAGAATCAGGTGCTATCGAACAAGACGCAGATGTTGTAATATTCCTTTACAGAGAGGAATACTATAAAAAACAACACGTCGACTTACCACACGAAACAGAGATAATTATTGGTAAGCAAAGAAACGGCCCCATCGGAACAATCACGTTGATGTTCAATCCATCGTTCACAAACTTCTTTGAACCTGATGTGTTCCATTCGGAAGTTTAA
- the coaD gene encoding pantetheine-phosphate adenylyltransferase yields MVRAIYPGSFDPITYGHIDIAKRAAELFDELYVVVMENKRKNYTFTIEERVEMVKECLKDLPNVRVDTFSGLLVEYTTKNNINVVIRGLRAVTDFEYELQMALANKEICNGVETVFLMTDKNYSFLSSSLVKEVASFGGQVSQWVPEFVERKLREKFKNLR; encoded by the coding sequence ATGGTTAGAGCCATCTACCCAGGTTCCTTTGACCCAATAACGTATGGTCATATAGACATTGCGAAAAGAGCTGCCGAACTATTCGATGAGCTTTACGTGGTGGTTATGGAAAACAAGAGAAAGAACTATACGTTCACGATAGAAGAACGTGTAGAAATGGTGAAAGAGTGTCTTAAAGACCTACCTAATGTACGTGTCGATACATTTTCAGGACTCTTGGTTGAATATACAACAAAAAACAACATAAATGTGGTCATCAGAGGTTTAAGAGCAGTCACAGATTTCGAATACGAACTCCAGATGGCACTTGCCAACAAAGAGATATGTAACGGTGTTGAGACCGTATTTCTTATGACTGATAAGAATTACTCATTTCTCTCTTCAAGCCTTGTAAAAGAAGTTGCATCGTTTGGTGGACAAGTTTCCCAATGGGTGCCGGAGTTTGTAGAGAGAAAATTGCGAGAAAAGTTTAAGAACTTAAGATGA
- a CDS encoding ABC transporter ATP-binding protein, which translates to MEKKLNGPNEMKEIIVKAENLSKIYGSGSSKVVALDSVNLEIYKGEIVAILGPSGSGKTTLLNLLAGLDVPTSGTIVIDGQEITKMSEEEKAKFRAKNMGFIFQFFNLIPVLTAVENVELPLLLNKVPVVDARKRALELLELMGISHRKDAYPSQLSGGEQQRVSIARALSTTPKIIWADEPTGALDVKNGEQIKKLIIELNREFGTTFVIVTHDQSVAQIANRIMRMESGRIVEVIG; encoded by the coding sequence ATGGAAAAAAAGCTTAATGGTCCTAATGAGATGAAAGAAATTATAGTAAAAGCCGAAAATCTTTCCAAAATATACGGTTCTGGTAGTTCAAAAGTCGTTGCACTCGATTCGGTGAACCTAGAGATATACAAAGGGGAAATCGTCGCAATACTTGGTCCTTCTGGCTCTGGAAAGACCACTTTACTGAACTTACTGGCAGGTCTTGATGTTCCAACTTCGGGCACGATAGTCATAGATGGACAAGAAATAACGAAAATGTCCGAAGAAGAAAAAGCGAAATTCAGAGCTAAGAATATGGGGTTCATATTTCAATTTTTCAACCTAATACCTGTTTTAACCGCTGTTGAAAATGTGGAACTCCCACTACTTCTCAATAAGGTTCCCGTCGTAGATGCACGGAAAAGAGCTTTGGAGCTTCTCGAACTTATGGGAATCTCTCATAGAAAAGATGCTTATCCTTCACAGTTATCAGGTGGTGAACAACAGAGAGTTTCCATTGCTCGTGCACTCTCGACAACACCAAAAATCATCTGGGCTGACGAACCAACAGGTGCACTCGATGTGAAAAATGGAGAGCAAATCAAAAAGCTGATAATCGAGCTTAACAGAGAATTCGGAACAACTTTTGTTATAGTAACGCACGACCAAAGCGTTGCCCAAATCGCAAACAGAATCATGAGAATGGAAAGCGGTAGAATAGTTGAAGTTATAGGTTAA
- a CDS encoding DNA polymerase III subunit delta — protein MVIYLVGDSELSKELYIKEYLKGKDVEYHKIFADDDGKIEELKNAGVSLGLFSSAKVYDLVDFDEWSKSEKNQFQLIDLSGSWVTVFVRTEKVGKEVTKIPGKIEILTFEKPKEWEEDKWLNFVKDVARKIGVICDEEVAKSIFKFTGPEEYAILAELEKLQIYAGEHPTTQDVEQIVFKRTISKLDEFCFALSEQNYSIAKNMLHEICNDYEPIIISYTVSKHFIELFSIIVHAPKKREYKWPDVAQLSKELGILSPRVARFLGFTFKDSKYKPVNHVLIYSPKVLKNIIEYLYFVDRRVKLSDDIKILMGLFISKLESGEFDKTFEEQDKQQQVED, from the coding sequence ATGGTTATTTACCTTGTTGGTGATTCCGAGCTCAGTAAAGAACTTTACATAAAAGAATATTTGAAAGGCAAGGACGTGGAATATCATAAAATATTCGCAGATGATGACGGGAAGATTGAAGAATTAAAGAACGCCGGTGTAAGTTTAGGGCTGTTTTCAAGCGCTAAAGTTTACGATTTAGTAGACTTTGACGAATGGTCCAAGAGTGAAAAAAACCAATTTCAGTTGATTGATTTATCCGGAAGTTGGGTTACAGTCTTTGTCCGAACGGAAAAGGTAGGAAAAGAGGTTACAAAGATTCCAGGTAAAATAGAAATCCTGACGTTCGAAAAACCCAAAGAATGGGAAGAAGACAAATGGTTGAACTTTGTGAAAGATGTGGCAAGAAAAATAGGTGTAATCTGCGATGAAGAAGTCGCGAAAAGCATATTTAAATTCACAGGACCGGAGGAATACGCGATACTTGCAGAACTTGAGAAACTCCAAATTTACGCAGGTGAGCACCCAACAACACAAGATGTTGAACAAATTGTTTTTAAAAGAACTATCAGCAAATTAGACGAATTCTGCTTTGCTTTATCAGAACAAAATTACTCAATTGCCAAAAACATGCTGCACGAAATCTGCAATGATTACGAACCGATAATTATATCGTATACCGTTTCAAAGCACTTTATAGAACTATTCAGCATCATAGTTCATGCTCCAAAAAAACGTGAGTACAAATGGCCTGATGTAGCTCAGCTTTCCAAAGAACTTGGAATTCTTTCACCAAGGGTTGCAAGGTTTTTAGGATTCACATTCAAAGATTCAAAATACAAGCCTGTAAACCATGTGTTGATTTATTCTCCAAAGGTGCTAAAAAACATTATAGAATATCTTTACTTCGTCGATAGAAGGGTCAAACTTAGCGATGACATAAAGATTTTGATGGGACTGTTTATAAGTAAACTCGAATCAGGAGAATTCGATAAGACTTTCGAAGAACAGGATAAGCAACAGCAAGTGGAAGATTAA
- the era gene encoding GTPase Era, with protein sequence MKSGFVSFVGKPNVGKSSIINAIMKKKVVIVSDKPQTTRNRINVIYTDADAQIIFVDTPGIHKPLHRLGEYMVKAAVQALKNVDLLLFTIDAKEGFETPEEHISNYINQSGTPTIGVINKIDLVDNDRADLIEEQIRSHVNNLLDVVRTSAVTGEGLNELVEKIKQHLPEGPQLYPENIIVDRPLSFIASELIREKIFHFTYEEIPHSVAVIVEEVKERPNGVVYIRANIYVERESQKGIIIGQEGRMIKKIGESARKDIEYFLGSKVYLDLHVKVKKDWRNKDFIILNEVGMRDDLD encoded by the coding sequence GTGAAGAGTGGATTTGTCTCGTTTGTTGGAAAACCCAACGTAGGTAAGTCATCGATAATCAATGCGATAATGAAGAAAAAAGTTGTCATTGTATCGGATAAACCACAGACAACTAGAAACAGAATAAATGTTATATACACGGACGCAGACGCGCAAATCATTTTCGTTGACACGCCGGGTATACACAAACCATTGCACAGACTTGGTGAATACATGGTTAAGGCCGCTGTCCAAGCGTTAAAAAACGTTGATTTGTTGCTTTTTACAATCGATGCAAAAGAAGGTTTTGAAACACCAGAAGAACACATATCAAACTACATAAACCAGTCTGGAACACCAACAATTGGAGTAATCAATAAAATAGACCTTGTGGACAACGACCGTGCAGATTTAATAGAAGAGCAAATAAGAAGCCATGTGAACAATCTTCTTGATGTAGTGCGCACATCTGCTGTGACTGGCGAGGGGTTAAACGAACTCGTCGAGAAGATTAAGCAACATCTGCCTGAAGGTCCTCAACTATATCCTGAAAATATTATAGTCGACAGACCCCTTTCATTTATCGCTTCTGAACTGATAAGGGAGAAGATATTCCATTTCACGTACGAAGAAATCCCTCATTCCGTTGCCGTTATTGTCGAAGAAGTCAAAGAAAGGCCAAATGGTGTTGTGTACATTAGGGCAAACATCTACGTCGAAAGGGAAAGTCAAAAGGGTATAATCATTGGTCAAGAAGGAAGAATGATAAAGAAAATTGGAGAAAGTGCAAGAAAAGATATAGAATACTTCTTGGGCTCAAAAGTTTATTTGGACCTCCATGTAAAAGTCAAGAAAGACTGGAGAAACAAGGACTTTATAATATTGAACGAAGTCGGCATGCGTGATGATTTGGATTGA
- a CDS encoding endo alpha-1,4 polygalactosaminidase, producing MTNDFVSKIALTTIFFVLLFPIFLSLFATDVPQDWILYTNGPKLEELMLVKADLVVIDYSADGTDKKAFKKEDITPLQSRGKKVFSYLNFAVAENWRFYWNSLNKAIVLGALDNWPGEYYVKYWYSEWYDVVKEYMKRISSAGFNGVALDWINIYQHTKLQKLSGKNAEALKNAMVENLRKLTNDFPKFEYALVNGEDILLEFPDLRERAKYVIVESLFFSKGQLVTNTEEFVRRVNKLTQLMKNGITILSVEYIDNGNPFDSTNAERIKTYVSLARKYGFKYYIARVDMKLNVVNIPRISK from the coding sequence ATGACAAACGATTTTGTTTCAAAGATAGCTTTAACAACAATTTTCTTTGTTTTGTTATTCCCTATTTTTTTAAGTCTTTTTGCTACCGACGTTCCACAAGACTGGATTCTTTACACAAATGGTCCTAAGTTAGAAGAACTTATGTTGGTGAAGGCAGATTTGGTAGTGATTGATTATTCAGCAGATGGAACAGATAAAAAGGCTTTCAAGAAGGAAGATATAACACCTTTACAATCTCGAGGAAAAAAGGTATTTTCTTACTTGAACTTCGCTGTTGCTGAAAACTGGAGGTTCTATTGGAATTCTTTAAACAAAGCCATCGTGCTTGGGGCTCTGGATAATTGGCCCGGGGAATATTACGTTAAATACTGGTACTCAGAATGGTATGACGTGGTAAAGGAATACATGAAGAGAATCTCATCAGCCGGGTTCAATGGGGTTGCTTTGGATTGGATAAATATCTATCAACATACAAAACTTCAAAAACTTTCTGGAAAAAACGCAGAAGCATTAAAAAACGCTATGGTCGAAAATCTCAGAAAACTAACAAACGATTTTCCAAAGTTTGAATACGCACTGGTAAATGGAGAAGACATCCTACTTGAATTTCCAGATTTGAGAGAAAGAGCAAAGTATGTTATCGTTGAGAGCCTGTTTTTTTCTAAGGGACAACTTGTAACGAATACCGAAGAATTTGTTCGCAGAGTTAATAAACTTACTCAGCTTATGAAGAATGGGATTACCATTCTTTCAGTTGAATACATTGACAATGGTAATCCCTTCGACAGTACAAATGCCGAGCGTATAAAAACATACGTGAGTTTGGCGAGAAAGTACGGATTCAAGTATTACATTGCACGCGTGGACATGAAGTTAAATGTTGTTAACATTCCCAGGATATCAAAGTAG
- the rpsR gene encoding 30S ribosomal protein S18 — protein MPRVRQRRRKIKACKLCEMNVEYVDYKDTKLLKDFLNEKGKILPRRLTGNCAKHQRMVKTAIKRARQMALLPYLKY, from the coding sequence ATGCCAAGAGTAAGGCAGAGAAGAAGAAAAATAAAGGCATGTAAGTTGTGTGAAATGAATGTTGAATACGTTGACTATAAAGATACAAAATTGCTTAAAGATTTCCTAAACGAAAAAGGTAAGATACTTCCAAGAAGACTTACGGGAAACTGTGCGAAACACCAAAGAATGGTAAAGACAGCAATCAAAAGAGCAAGACAGATGGCGTTATTACCATATCTAAAATACTAA
- a CDS encoding single-stranded DNA-binding protein translates to MSYNKVVLVGRLTRDPETRQTIDGNLVTTFTIAVNRGANGDEADFIRIVAFRKLAELAHNYLQKGRMVLVDGKLRINKWKTNDGQTRSTVEIWADNIVFVDSRKSEKEIPEEIPYEEVFGEDIEEEDIPNDDEPPF, encoded by the coding sequence ATGTCGTATAACAAAGTTGTTCTTGTTGGTAGATTAACACGAGACCCTGAGACAAGGCAAACAATCGACGGAAATCTGGTAACCACGTTTACAATTGCGGTAAACCGTGGAGCAAATGGTGATGAAGCCGATTTTATAAGGATTGTAGCATTCAGAAAGTTGGCAGAGCTGGCACACAATTATCTCCAAAAAGGTAGAATGGTCTTGGTTGATGGCAAGTTAAGAATTAATAAATGGAAAACAAACGATGGACAAACCAGGTCAACCGTCGAAATATGGGCAGACAATATCGTGTTTGTTGACTCAAGAAAGAGTGAGAAAGAAATACCAGAAGAGATACCGTACGAAGAAGTTTTTGGCGAAGATATTGAAGAAGAGGACATTCCAAACGATGACGAACCACCATTTTGA
- the rpsF gene encoding 30S ribosomal protein S6, with protein MRIYETMFIIKPDVPEEERNKLVEGVKKFLEERLGAQVENVDRWGIRKLAYKIGKYFEGDYTVLYFRSNGQGLEQLENYFKVHPDFMRWQTFRREDLEKKERKAARAKKETEGSNQEVQQEGASEEKVE; from the coding sequence ATGAGGATTTACGAAACGATGTTCATCATCAAACCAGATGTACCAGAGGAAGAAAGGAACAAGTTGGTTGAAGGTGTTAAGAAGTTCTTGGAAGAAAGGCTCGGAGCACAGGTTGAGAACGTTGACAGATGGGGCATTAGAAAACTTGCGTACAAGATTGGAAAGTACTTCGAAGGTGACTACACAGTTCTTTACTTCAGGTCAAACGGTCAAGGACTTGAACAACTTGAGAACTATTTCAAAGTGCACCCAGATTTCATGAGATGGCAAACGTTCAGAAGAGAAGACCTTGAGAAGAAAGAGAGAAAAGCAGCAAGAGCCAAGAAAGAAACAGAAGGTTCTAACCAGGAAGTCCAGCAGGAGGGTGCTTCTGAAGAGAAGGTGGAATAA